From one Pontibacillus sp. HMF3514 genomic stretch:
- a CDS encoding C39 family peptidase produces MLATLTLGVVTLSILLMLGANSNKIQSQYKRLLRWYMVFSVGCALALAIMTVHQQRDVWTSLFSDWFLNTEERNHVAASSLGAMELEPIVPLIEQYHLKEKVNIDAPVVRQYPELPRGCEVTSLTMLLRYHNIESDKMTLAEQIQKDPTPFKAKGDKLYFGNPHKGFVGNMYDLNQPGYGVYNEPIEKLARTYAKDRVENFSGESFYKILEHLNENRPVWVITNTTYKKLPEELFQTWLTPDGPESITMKEHSVLVTGYDKEFIYFNDPLGKNKKAPISDFREAWVQMGKQAITIK; encoded by the coding sequence ATGCTTGCTACGCTTACACTTGGAGTAGTTACATTAAGTATTCTTCTAATGCTTGGGGCAAACTCCAACAAAATTCAATCTCAATACAAGCGGTTGCTTAGATGGTATATGGTTTTTTCTGTTGGTTGTGCATTAGCACTAGCTATCATGACGGTACATCAACAACGTGACGTGTGGACATCACTCTTTTCTGATTGGTTCTTGAATACAGAGGAAAGAAATCATGTAGCCGCCTCAAGCCTAGGCGCTATGGAACTCGAGCCGATCGTTCCATTAATTGAGCAATATCACTTAAAAGAGAAAGTGAATATAGATGCACCGGTAGTCAGACAATATCCAGAATTACCCAGAGGATGCGAAGTAACTTCTCTAACCATGCTTTTGCGGTATCACAATATAGAAAGCGACAAAATGACGCTAGCTGAACAAATTCAAAAGGATCCTACACCTTTTAAAGCCAAAGGGGACAAGTTGTATTTCGGTAACCCTCATAAGGGGTTTGTCGGCAACATGTATGATTTAAACCAACCAGGCTACGGTGTCTATAATGAACCTATTGAAAAGCTGGCCAGAACTTATGCAAAAGATCGAGTAGAAAATTTTTCAGGAGAGTCTTTCTATAAAATATTGGAGCATCTAAATGAAAACCGTCCCGTTTGGGTGATTACAAATACAACGTATAAAAAGTTACCCGAAGAATTGTTTCAAACATGGCTAACACCAGATGGACCTGAATCCATAACCATGAAGGAACACTCAGTTTTAGTCACGGGATATGACAAAGAATTCATTTATTTCAATGACCCTTTAGGAAAAAATAAAAAAGCACCCATATCGGACTTCCGAGAAGCTTGGGTGCAGATGGGCAAGCAAGCCATTACAATTAAGTAA
- a CDS encoding gamma carbonic anhydrase family protein — protein sequence MFYQYKGKTPNIHKSAYVSEDVVITGDVTIEENVSIWFKTVIRGDVEATHIGRNTNIQDQSMLHQSPGRPLHIGEGVTVGHQVMLHSSIIHDNALIGMGSIVLDGAEIGEGAFIGAGSLVPPNKKIPANTLALGRPAKVVRELTDEDISEMNRIRREYVEKGQYYKSIQSK from the coding sequence ATGTTTTACCAATATAAAGGGAAAACCCCTAACATACATAAATCAGCTTATGTGTCTGAAGATGTTGTTATTACGGGCGATGTTACGATTGAGGAAAATGTGAGTATATGGTTTAAAACGGTTATACGAGGAGATGTCGAAGCGACGCATATTGGAAGAAATACAAATATCCAAGACCAAAGCATGCTACACCAAAGTCCAGGCCGCCCACTTCATATCGGCGAAGGAGTAACAGTCGGTCACCAAGTGATGCTTCATTCCTCGATCATACACGACAATGCCTTGATCGGAATGGGATCCATCGTCTTAGATGGAGCAGAGATAGGAGAAGGAGCTTTCATAGGGGCAGGATCACTTGTACCACCAAATAAAAAAATTCCTGCAAATACGCTTGCATTAGGTCGTCCCGCTAAAGTTGTTCGTGAATTAACCGATGAAGATATTAGCGAGATGAATCGCATCAGACGTGAATACGTTGAAAAAGGTCAGTATTACAAATCCATTCAATCAAAGTAA